In Phycisphaerales bacterium, the genomic window GGAGGCGTCGCTCGATCGGGCGGGGCCTCCGGCTTCAGGCTTTTCCCGAGGCCATCTCCGCCGGCCGCCCGCTTCGACCGCCGCTGGCCAGCGACGTCAGGTCGGCGAATCGCTCGGCCATGGCCAGCCGCACAAGCGCGGCGTCAAACATCGCCCGCGGAGCCGGGCTCTCGCGGCACACACGCTGGGCCGTCTCGCATAAGGCGATCATGTGGCTCAAGGCGGGGGCGTCAAAACGTCCGGCCCGCTCGGCCTCAGCTTGCCGGGCCGAATCAGAGAGTTCGACCAGGTCCGTGTCGGGCCCGCACACGCCAAGAACCATCAGATCTCGCAACCTGTTGGCCAGGGTCTCAAGCGCCAGTTCGGGACCGATGCCCAGGCTCAGCAAATCCTGCCCGGCCTTGAGCACTTCTTTGGTATCACCTCTTGAGATCGCGTCGATCATGCGGCCGATGAGTTCGCGATCGGGCAGGCCCAACAACTCTTCGAGCCTGGCGAGCGTCAGATGCTTGTCGCCCGCGGCCATCAGTCGATCAAGCAGGCTCAGCGCGTCGCGCATGGATCCCGCCCCCAGCCGCGCGACGGCAGCCAGCAGGTCGTCGTCGGCCTTCACGCCTTCCTGCTCGCTGACCTCCCGCAGGTGCTCGGCGATACGCGAGGCGGGGATCATGCGGAAGTCGAACCGCTGGCAGCGGCTCTGGATGGTGGGAGGGACCTTGTTGGCCTCGGTGGTGCACAGGATGAACTTGACGTGGTCGGGCGGCTCTTCCATCGTCTTGAGGAGGGTGTTGAACGCCTCCTTGGTCAGCATGTGGACCTCGTCGATGATGTAGACCTTCAGCTTGCCGCGCAGGGGCATGTAGCCCGCGTTGGCGATCAACTCGCGGGCGTTGTCCACGCCGCGGTTGCTGGCTGCGTCGATCTCGATCACGTCGCTGTCGCGGCCTTCCATGATGGCCTTGTCCGTCTCGGGCGTCCCCCCGGCCAGGGCCTTGGCGAAGATCCGGGCCATGGACGTCTTGCCTACCCCCCGCGTCCCACAGAACAGGTACGCATGGGCCACCCGCCCCTGCTCGATGGCCTTGGCCAGCGTCCGCGCAACGGCCTCCTGGCCCACAACGGTCCCAAAATCCTGGCTGCGATATCGACGGGCAAGGGCGGTGTAGGCCATGGGGGCAGGGTAGGAGGGCGGTGGTGAGGGGTGAGGATGCTGGGGAACCGCGTTACCCCCCAGGACTCCGCCCCGTAGACTCGCAGCGAAGCGGTGGGTGGTGTTTGCGGGCCGGCCCCGCGTTCTGGAGGAATCGGTGACAAATCTGGCGCAATCGTGGTGGTTGGTGATCGGTTTGGCGGGATCGCTGCTGCTGGCCACCGTCGCCCGGGGTCAGGGCTGCACGCCCCAGTGGGACGAATCCCTCTTCGGCCTCGGCCACGGCCCCGATGGCGACGTGGTCTCCCTGGCTGTCCACGATGATGGCAGCGGGAGTGCCCTCTACGTCGGCGGCAGCTTTGCCCATGCCGGCTCCCTGCCCGTCTAGAACATCGCTCGATGGGATGGCGAGTCGTGGTCGGCCGTCGGGCCCGGACTGCTCGGCGTGGTGTCGGCCCTCATCGAGTTCGACGATGGCAACGGCCCGATGCTCTACGCGGGTGTGGCGATTGGCTCGGATGGTTATGTCACGCGGTGGGACGGCCAGCAGTGGGAGCAACTCGGCCCGATGTTCGATGGTGCCATTCAGGCCCTGACCGCCTACGCCGAGCCGTTGTACGCCCCCAGATTGTGCGCAGCGGGCAACTTCCGCTGGATCGACGGGCGGTTCGCCCACGGCGTGGCACGCTGGAGCGGTCGCTCGTGGGACGCGTTGGGCGAAAGCGTCACTTCGGCGGGCCTGGCACTCGGCACCTTCGACGACGGTACGGCCGAGGGGCTCTACGTCGGCGGTAGCTTTACACGCGCCGGCAGCGTCGATTCCAAGGGCATCGCCCGATGGCATCGAGGTGTCTGGTCGCCACTCGATACCGGGGTCGGCGGATTCGTAGAAGCAATGGCGGTACACGACGACGGAAACGGGCCGGACCTCTACGTCGGTGGCTCCTTCGATTCGGCCGGCCCGACGACCGCAGAAGCCGTCGCTCGATGGGACGGCTCCGCATGGAGCACGGTGGGCGAGGACAACAGCGGCCTGATTCGCGCGATGATCTCGCACGACGACGGCCGCGGCCCGGGCCTTTTCGTCGGCGGGAGCCTGTACCGCATGGGCGGCACGCCGATCCGCGGTCTGGCCCGCTGGGATGGCGCCGAATGGTCAGCCGTGGGAGAACTCGTGGCCGGCACCGTGTTCGCCGCTGCCGAGTTCGATGACGGCCGGGGCAAGGCGCTCTACATCGGCGGCAACATGAGCGTCGGCTCGCCCGGACACTCGATGAATCTGGCCCGCTGGGGGTGCCTGCCCGGCCCGTGCCGCGTCGATCTGGACGACGACGGCGAGCTCACCGTGTTCGACTTCCTGATCTTCCAGAACGAGTTCGACGCGGGAACGGCCCGCGCAGACTTCGACGGCGATGGTGAGCTCACCATCTTCGATTTCCTGGCCTTCCAGACGGCGTTCGAAGACGGCTGTGCTTGAGCCTTACCGATCCTGCAGCCGGCGAGGCGATGCGCTCGCAACGAGTCGGAGCGTGGGCGTGTCCCAGTTGGCATTCAGGCCCGCGTCTCCGATGTCGCTGGCTTCGACGGTGATGTCCATGGTCGCCCGGCGGAGCTGGGGGCCGATGTCATATTCCAGCGTGAACGTTGCGTCGAGCACACCCCGCAGCAGCGGTCGGGTCTCGCTGGTGGTCAGCACGCCGTCGGTAAACTCGTCGATGGTGAGCATCAGCCGCTGAGAGCCATCGGTCGCATCGGGGTCGACCTCGGCGAAGATCCGGGTGATCTCGCGGAAGTTCGTCGCCTCGTCCTCAGCCGACACGAACTCGATGCTGTTGGTGAACATCGGGTTCTGCGTCTGATCGAGTACGTCGATGGGATAGGGGGCGAACTCGCGCCCCGTGCGGATCATCGTCAAGACGCGGTGCGTGACGATGCGCGTCACCACGTGCGTCGAAGCCGTCTCGCTGGTCTGCTGATAGCTCTTGAAGCTGGTGTCCAGCGCCGCCAGCGATGCCGTCAGCAGCGCGGCACTGATTGCCAACGCGACCATCATCTCGATCAGGCTGAAGCCACGGCCGCTGGTGGCCAGCAAGCGACGAACTGTGTTCTTGTGCGTGTTCACGGGCGCCCCTCCTGGTACGAACCGGGCAACACCCGGACTTGCATCGGCAGCATGATGCCGTCGGGCAGCACCATGCTGGGATTGAACCGCAGGTGCACGCGGCCATAGCCATGGAAGGGCACCGGCACCGCGCCATCGGGCACGTCGGGCGAGTCGTGCGGCACGTCCGCCAGGCCATCGCCATTGGTGTCATAGCCCACGATCTTCTGCATCCGCATCTCGCCGGTGATCGGATCGGCCGCCATCGCTTCGGGTAGCGTCGTGGGATCCAGCGACTCCTCGTCGCCGTCATCAGGACCGAAGTACCCCAGCGTGGTATTGAACATCGCAGGGTTGCCCACCGGCACGCCGAACTGATCTACCAGCGGGGCCA contains:
- the dnaX gene encoding DNA polymerase III subunit gamma/tau, producing MAYTALARRYRSQDFGTVVGQEAVARTLAKAIEQGRVAHAYLFCGTRGVGKTSMARIFAKALAGGTPETDKAIMEGRDSDVIEIDAASNRGVDNARELIANAGYMPLRGKLKVYIIDEVHMLTKEAFNTLLKTMEEPPDHVKFILCTTEANKVPPTIQSRCQRFDFRMIPASRIAEHLREVSEQEGVKADDDLLAAVARLGAGSMRDALSLLDRLMAAGDKHLTLARLEELLGLPDRELIGRMIDAISRGDTKEVLKAGQDLLSLGIGPELALETLANRLRDLMVLGVCGPDTDLVELSDSARQAEAERAGRFDAPALSHMIALCETAQRVCRESPAPRAMFDAALVRLAMAERFADLTSLASGGRSGRPAEMASGKA
- a CDS encoding GC-type dockerin domain-anchored protein; its protein translation is MVSALIEFDDGNGPMLYAGVAIGSDGYVTRWDGQQWEQLGPMFDGAIQALTAYAEPLYAPRLCAAGNFRWIDGRFAHGVARWSGRSWDALGESVTSAGLALGTFDDGTAEGLYVGGSFTRAGSVDSKGIARWHRGVWSPLDTGVGGFVEAMAVHDDGNGPDLYVGGSFDSAGPTTAEAVARWDGSAWSTVGEDNSGLIRAMISHDDGRGPGLFVGGSLYRMGGTPIRGLARWDGAEWSAVGELVAGTVFAAAEFDDGRGKALYIGGNMSVGSPGHSMNLARWGCLPGPCRVDLDDDGELTVFDFLIFQNEFDAGTARADFDGDGELTIFDFLAFQTAFEDGCA
- a CDS encoding prepilin-type N-terminal cleavage/methylation domain-containing protein; this translates as MNTHKNTVRRLLATSGRGFSLIEMMVALAISAALLTASLAALDTSFKSYQQTSETASTHVVTRIVTHRVLTMIRTGREFAPYPIDVLDQTQNPMFTNSIEFVSAEDEATNFREITRIFAEVDPDATDGSQRLMLTIDEFTDGVLTTSETRPLLRGVLDATFTLEYDIGPQLRRATMDITVEASDIGDAGLNANWDTPTLRLVASASPRRLQDR